One part of the Thermococcus radiotolerans genome encodes these proteins:
- a CDS encoding ATP-binding protein: protein MLKCSLCIHDERTAKIDIIDGKPLCRECQVYLRHPFDREGIRKELEELMENVERAIVAYSGGKDSVVALYLAKEVYKVPELEAVMIDHGLMAEEAVENAGRIAEHLGVPFKILRYDYSDIFRDALLKAESPCRRCSKRTMEKLRKYALKNGYRYIITGHELPFGHHPYRLMKGGIIQIRLLSLMPESERIEVLKGLPFEFPELPGYTTNCLVLGPALERYWERHGHSFEHRRIAALVRYGLMDREKAERELSKPTVPTWQRKLVFEKLGISCK, encoded by the coding sequence ATGCTCAAGTGCTCGCTCTGCATCCACGACGAGAGGACGGCAAAGATAGACATCATAGACGGAAAGCCCCTCTGCAGGGAGTGCCAGGTCTACCTGAGGCATCCCTTCGACCGCGAGGGGATAAGGAAGGAGCTCGAAGAGCTCATGGAAAACGTCGAGAGGGCAATCGTTGCCTATTCCGGCGGCAAAGACAGCGTAGTTGCCCTATACCTGGCCAAAGAGGTTTACAAGGTTCCGGAGCTTGAGGCGGTTATGATAGACCACGGACTCATGGCTGAGGAGGCGGTGGAGAACGCCGGGAGAATCGCCGAGCACCTCGGAGTTCCCTTTAAGATCCTCCGCTATGACTACTCCGACATCTTCCGCGATGCCCTTCTGAAGGCGGAGTCTCCGTGCAGGCGCTGCTCGAAGAGAACGATGGAGAAGCTGAGGAAATACGCCCTTAAGAACGGCTACCGCTACATCATAACCGGCCACGAGCTCCCCTTCGGCCACCACCCATACAGGCTCATGAAAGGGGGAATAATCCAGATAAGACTCCTCTCCCTAATGCCTGAGAGCGAGAGGATCGAGGTTCTCAAGGGGCTCCCCTTCGAGTTCCCGGAGCTGCCGGGCTACACAACCAACTGTCTCGTCCTCGGGCCCGCACTGGAGCGCTACTGGGAGAGGCACGGCCATAGCTTCGAGCATAGGAGAATAGCCGCCCTCGTCCGCTACGGTCTCATGGACAGGGAGAAGGCCGAGAGAGAGCTCTCAAAGCCAACTGTCCCAACGTGGCAAAGGAAGCTCGTCTTTGAAAAACTTGGAATAAGCTGCAAATAA
- a CDS encoding ABC transporter permease yields the protein MRRRTLGALILATFLLFTAVSYATLDRERLTNWDNYLFWLDYPRGARPVWLGDSSKSVEFSGQVEYPVTEKAPVNLILHGNGEVSITIFRPDGKVVRLSAEINGTTSVNSNTELALQARRFAIEDLGLRREDLAFITPTQALFMDENRNPLPGKYTIQIHPRSVEAQLIGDTYALLGTDYKGRDLWVGFVGSTVNTLILALLTTVLVIFLGILLGIGSGYYETRLGDAVSVILEALNSIPYLPLAIAIIFVLSSTGFHGKLEMGVFELALILALLLVGKFASAVKGIVMHEKVQEYIESARVLGASDLGIILRHIMRAVLPYALSYSTLLFAQMIAVISILGLFQIIPGANWGSFVAEAFTQNAIYSLWWWPLSPSMAIVLVSVGLTLLSGKS from the coding sequence ATGAGGCGGAGAACGCTCGGTGCGCTGATACTGGCTACATTTCTCCTTTTCACCGCTGTTTCCTACGCCACCCTCGACAGGGAGAGGCTCACCAACTGGGACAACTACCTGTTCTGGCTTGATTATCCCAGGGGTGCCAGGCCCGTGTGGCTCGGCGATTCCTCCAAGTCGGTTGAATTCAGCGGGCAGGTTGAGTACCCCGTAACCGAAAAGGCACCGGTTAACCTGATACTCCACGGAAACGGTGAGGTTTCAATCACGATATTTCGGCCGGACGGTAAGGTAGTTCGCCTGAGCGCCGAAATAAACGGAACCACCAGCGTGAACTCAAACACCGAGCTGGCCCTCCAGGCTAGACGCTTTGCCATTGAGGACCTCGGTCTCAGGAGGGAGGATCTGGCCTTCATAACCCCGACGCAGGCCCTCTTCATGGACGAAAATAGAAATCCCCTGCCCGGAAAATACACCATCCAGATACACCCGAGGAGCGTCGAGGCACAGCTCATCGGAGATACCTATGCCCTCCTTGGAACCGACTACAAAGGCAGGGACCTCTGGGTTGGCTTCGTCGGCTCGACCGTGAACACGCTGATTCTCGCGCTCCTCACGACGGTTCTCGTCATCTTCCTGGGAATCCTCCTTGGAATAGGATCCGGCTACTACGAGACGAGGCTCGGTGATGCCGTATCGGTGATTCTCGAGGCCCTCAACTCGATCCCCTACCTACCACTGGCGATAGCGATAATATTCGTCCTCTCCTCCACGGGCTTTCACGGCAAGCTTGAGATGGGCGTGTTTGAGCTTGCACTAATACTCGCCCTCCTGCTCGTGGGCAAGTTTGCCAGTGCCGTTAAGGGCATCGTCATGCACGAGAAGGTTCAGGAGTACATAGAGTCGGCGAGGGTTCTCGGGGCGAGCGACCTGGGAATAATCCTCCGCCACATAATGAGGGCGGTCCTTCCCTACGCGCTCTCCTACTCCACCCTGCTCTTTGCCCAGATGATAGCGGTCATCTCGATACTGGGCCTCTTCCAGATAATCCCTGGAGCCAACTGGGGTTCCTTCGTGGCCGAGGCCTTCACCCAGAACGCCATCTATTCCCTCTGGTGGTGGCCGCTCTCGCCTTCGATGGCGATAGTTCTAGTGAGCGTGGGACTAACGCTCCTATCAGGTAAGTCTTAG
- a CDS encoding ABC transporter permease yields the protein MLRERSVLLSAIIVITLVLMSIVAPTLVNPDDIYNWDNTLYWRLNPKNVPPEWFGRLTGLPKTEWLHGRAENGSYVFPYNFHYDTAPQDIIVMTDSFETYRVSIVSPDGEEYVLWDSPIPNELNLGKSGALIEIAHEKCSPDINAGDIIFKNALNAVFSKPKEDCITNPDTLKGTYAIVVTPKSGSSKMPKVYILGKSYGVMGTDNVGRDLWAGFLWGMRETIVISVVGAFVAIGLALVFGTLSVISSKLGVLFDLVSQIITVIPLLPAAIGLIIIASDIEDNTYAIFTDPLLLAIILGVLSVGEVSRNVRSMVEEELRKEYVESAKVVGGNALWILRKHISKVLVPYSLYQLALAVPGIIALITLLGFFNVVPGFNWGTLMSQSIRENTAYRVSWWHILPVGVALALLAIAFVSIARDIERRFLER from the coding sequence ATGTTGCGTGAAAGGAGCGTCCTCCTCTCGGCCATCATAGTAATCACGCTCGTATTGATGTCGATTGTTGCTCCGACCTTGGTTAATCCCGATGATATCTACAACTGGGACAACACCCTCTACTGGCGCCTCAATCCTAAAAATGTGCCCCCCGAATGGTTCGGGAGGCTTACCGGACTCCCCAAGACGGAGTGGCTTCACGGACGAGCGGAAAACGGTTCGTATGTATTTCCCTATAACTTCCACTACGACACCGCTCCCCAGGACATAATCGTCATGACGGATTCGTTCGAAACGTACAGGGTTTCCATAGTCTCCCCCGACGGAGAAGAATACGTCCTCTGGGACAGTCCAATACCCAACGAACTCAATCTGGGAAAATCAGGGGCGCTGATAGAAATAGCCCACGAGAAGTGCAGTCCCGATATAAACGCCGGAGACATCATCTTTAAAAACGCACTAAATGCTGTGTTCTCAAAGCCCAAGGAGGACTGCATAACAAACCCCGATACATTAAAGGGAACGTACGCAATAGTGGTCACCCCAAAATCCGGAAGCTCGAAGATGCCCAAGGTGTACATCCTTGGAAAGAGTTACGGAGTCATGGGGACGGACAACGTTGGAAGGGACCTCTGGGCAGGCTTTCTCTGGGGTATGAGAGAAACAATAGTAATCTCGGTCGTCGGAGCATTCGTTGCTATTGGACTGGCACTGGTATTTGGAACCCTGAGCGTTATCTCAAGCAAGCTTGGAGTCCTTTTTGACCTGGTATCCCAGATAATAACGGTCATACCACTTCTTCCGGCGGCGATAGGGCTGATAATAATAGCCTCCGACATAGAAGACAACACCTACGCTATATTCACCGATCCCCTGCTACTGGCCATAATACTCGGCGTTTTGAGTGTGGGTGAGGTCTCAAGGAACGTCCGCTCGATGGTGGAAGAGGAGCTGAGAAAGGAATACGTTGAATCAGCCAAGGTCGTTGGTGGAAACGCACTGTGGATTCTCCGGAAACATATCTCAAAAGTTCTCGTTCCCTACTCCCTCTATCAGCTTGCCCTCGCCGTCCCAGGAATAATAGCTCTGATAACACTTCTCGGCTTTTTCAACGTCGTTCCGGGCTTCAATTGGGGAACACTGATGAGCCAGAGCATAAGGGAGAACACCGCCTACAGGGTATCGTGGTGGCACATTCTGCCTGTGGGAGTAGCTCTCGCACTCCTGGCGATAGCGTTTGTTTCAATAGCTAGGGACATAGAAAGGCGCTTCTTGGAGAGGTAG
- a CDS encoding ABC transporter permease subunit yields the protein MSLRRIVLRYAIVTLFIALVLGYAIKGVEERLAYYEAVGFFQFNPNAGKVIAAAEKVGMDPIEYYVKYIAPKNHPELAMSSLHVGLDYMAIIVKNLFGLSTQESGGHLYGFERLGWDHIYRTLLFLVLADVSVVLLALLLSFRAVRSERFYGFLQMAARTFNGIPVWFFVVLFFLLIIYSPIPSDLANGIKGSGLGMLVYFAFPVLSILLVASWGLAEGITVVMKEEFDQPYVEAKRAMGLSEMRVKRHVIRASIVPVMYVWLQNFIEIQTLILVVDYLFRLNGLGTLLASALVITPDNVFFYSRTFAFVVVVLVLLNFLVSVVVELLAIQLEPRGTA from the coding sequence TTGTCCCTGCGGAGAATAGTGCTTAGATACGCCATTGTAACCCTGTTCATTGCCCTCGTCCTCGGTTATGCAATAAAGGGGGTTGAGGAGAGGCTGGCTTATTACGAGGCCGTTGGCTTCTTTCAGTTCAATCCAAACGCCGGGAAGGTGATAGCTGCAGCGGAAAAGGTGGGCATGGACCCGATTGAGTACTACGTCAAATATATTGCCCCAAAGAACCATCCTGAGCTTGCCATGTCCTCCCTCCACGTGGGTTTGGATTACATGGCGATCATAGTGAAGAACCTCTTTGGACTCTCCACACAGGAGTCCGGGGGTCATCTCTACGGCTTTGAGAGACTGGGCTGGGATCACATCTACCGCACGTTGCTTTTCTTAGTCCTTGCGGATGTTTCCGTGGTGCTCTTGGCTCTCCTCCTGTCATTTAGGGCCGTGAGGAGCGAACGCTTCTACGGCTTCCTGCAGATGGCGGCGAGAACTTTCAACGGCATCCCTGTTTGGTTCTTCGTCGTCCTCTTCTTCCTGCTCATAATCTACTCCCCGATACCGTCGGACCTAGCGAACGGCATCAAGGGCTCGGGTTTGGGAATGCTCGTTTACTTCGCCTTCCCAGTTCTCTCGATACTTCTCGTCGCCTCGTGGGGGCTTGCCGAGGGGATAACCGTCGTCATGAAGGAGGAGTTCGACCAGCCCTACGTTGAGGCCAAGAGGGCAATGGGCCTCTCCGAGATGAGGGTCAAGAGGCACGTCATCCGGGCATCGATAGTCCCGGTGATGTACGTCTGGTTGCAGAACTTCATCGAGATACAGACGCTCATCCTGGTCGTGGATTACCTCTTCAGGCTCAACGGCCTGGGAACCCTGCTCGCATCGGCCCTCGTGATAACCCCAGACAACGTGTTCTTCTACTCCAGGACTTTTGCGTTTGTGGTCGTGGTTCTGGTGCTTTTGAACTTCTTGGTTTCAGTTGTGGTGGAGCTACTCGCGATACAGCTGGAGCCGAGGGGGACGGCATGA